A region of Pseudomonas marginalis DNA encodes the following proteins:
- a CDS encoding RNA polymerase sigma factor gives MSQSRFNQVFLTQRVILLRTLQRMVNNHSTAEDLLQETYLRVTRALSERPIDHLEPFVYQTARNLALDHLRSRRVQARTLQEDVPLDILQSVAAPISTPEDATQAEQLLEHLSISLGQLSARQQQIFILSRLHGCSYQEIADQLDVSLSTVQKELKLIMAICVGVAERLDRP, from the coding sequence GTGAGCCAATCTCGCTTCAACCAAGTCTTTCTCACCCAACGGGTGATTCTGCTACGCACCTTGCAGCGGATGGTGAATAACCACAGCACCGCCGAGGACCTGTTGCAGGAAACCTACCTGCGCGTCACCCGGGCCCTCAGCGAGCGGCCGATCGATCACCTCGAACCCTTCGTCTACCAGACCGCGCGCAACCTGGCGCTGGATCATCTGCGTTCGCGCAGGGTTCAGGCGCGCACCCTGCAGGAAGATGTGCCACTGGACATCCTGCAAAGCGTCGCCGCCCCCATCAGCACCCCCGAAGACGCCACCCAGGCCGAGCAATTGCTTGAGCACCTGAGCATCAGCCTCGGCCAGTTGAGCGCGCGCCAGCAGCAGATTTTCATCCTCAGCCGCCTGCACGGTTGCAGCTACCAGGAGATCGCCGATCAGTTGGACGTGTCCTTGAGCACCGTGCAAAAGGAACTGAAATTGATCATGGCCATTTGTGTAGGTGTGGCCGAAAGACTGGATCGGCCTTAA
- a CDS encoding FecR family protein: MTDPNKLRPHELAHEVLQDTAMDQALDWLIVLQCPAPGQRAEFEAWLAQDPAHVHAFGKAQAAWGGAPVHSAAVALAAPRKPRGWRRIKPHWKPLATAAVLLIGLFSFSNLPVRLQADHLTVVGERQRLQLDDGSKVLLNTNSAFSSSIKDHQRIVRLYQGEAFFEIMPGHGLPLEIDAGPVRASVRDTAFAVRYLNGEAQVQVQRGDVDLSNTFDDARVRLSAGESIRIGPKGFGQPARLDASKDLAWVQGRLIFENCPMSEVLAELRRYYPGWIVNTNDKLASVAVTGNYRLDQPLDVVRSLAHITSATLSEYPALVILN, translated from the coding sequence GTGACGGACCCGAATAAACTGCGCCCCCATGAGCTGGCTCATGAGGTGTTGCAAGACACGGCTATGGACCAGGCCCTCGACTGGCTGATCGTCTTGCAGTGCCCAGCGCCCGGGCAGCGGGCCGAGTTCGAAGCCTGGCTGGCCCAAGACCCCGCCCACGTCCACGCCTTCGGCAAGGCCCAGGCCGCCTGGGGTGGCGCGCCGGTACACAGCGCCGCCGTCGCCCTGGCCGCGCCGCGCAAACCCAGGGGCTGGCGCCGGATCAAGCCGCACTGGAAACCGCTGGCCACCGCCGCCGTGCTGTTGATCGGCCTGTTCAGCTTCAGCAACCTGCCGGTACGCCTGCAAGCCGACCATCTCACGGTGGTGGGCGAACGCCAGCGCCTGCAATTGGACGATGGCTCGAAAGTGTTGCTGAACACCAATTCGGCGTTTTCCAGCAGCATCAAGGACCACCAGCGCATCGTCCGCCTGTACCAGGGCGAAGCCTTTTTCGAAATCATGCCCGGCCATGGCCTGCCCCTGGAAATCGACGCCGGCCCCGTGCGCGCCAGCGTGCGTGATACCGCCTTCGCCGTGCGCTACCTCAACGGCGAAGCCCAGGTGCAGGTGCAGCGCGGCGATGTCGACCTGAGCAACACCTTCGACGATGCCCGCGTGCGCCTGAGTGCCGGCGAAAGCATCCGCATCGGGCCCAAGGGCTTTGGCCAACCGGCCCGGCTGGATGCCAGCAAGGACCTGGCCTGGGTGCAAGGCCGGCTGATTTTCGAAAACTGCCCGATGAGCGAAGTGCTCGCCGAGCTGCGTCGCTACTACCCCGGCTGGATCGTCAACACCAACGACAAGCTCGCCAGCGTTGCCGTCACCGGCAACTACCGCCTCGACCAACCCCTGGATGTGGTGCGCTCCCTGGCCCACATCACCTCAGCCACATTGTCGGAATACCCCGCGCTGGTGATTTTGAACTAA
- a CDS encoding TonB-dependent receptor, which produces MSSRFNRRSSSPVLSLLTAAILLAGSPVMAATAAEPAARNHGNYSFSIEQQPLVSALNAFTSVTGWQVGLPAELGQGVSSPGVRGALSPEKALDRLLVGTNLSYRKLGNNNIVLEKRTAGSTLNLQQVTISATRNAQDVNSVPSTVSVHDREELDRQNVNTIRDLVRYEPGVSVGGAGTRAGNAGFNIRGIDGDRILTQVDGVEVPDNFFNGPYAKTRRNYVDPEIVKRVEILRGPASALYGSSAIGGAVSYFTLDPDDIIKPGQDVGARLKTGYSSADESWLTSGTVAGRVQDFDGLLHLSQRNGHETESYDGNNATGLARTGANPEDARTTNILAKLGWNYGDDNRLGLTYEKYKDDRDVNLKNAVGGPFIGGRGFNLYRDRRGNDTITRERFGLENSFALESPIADRIKTSLNYQIAKTDQTTAEIYQSGRRVLRTRDTLYQEKQWIFDAQLDKAFSLGETDHQVTYGTTLKQQKVTGSREGGATCVAVGSGCTAIGAPSPIATDSVKKSSDFPDPTINTYSLFAQDQISWDKWTFLPAVRYDYTQLKPKLTQAFLNTVNPTGADPVSDKEKTWHRVTPKFGLTYALTDQYTWFGQYAEGFRTPSAKALYGRFENLNLGYTVEPNPDLKPETSKGIETGIRGKFDEGSFEIAVFYNKYRDFIDEDNAVVGGTVEQFQAINIKRATIKGAEAKGRLNLDAFGAPQGLYTQGSVSYAYGRNDDNGEPLNSVNPLKGVFGLGYDQDNYGGLLSWTLVKKQDRVDSSTFHAPDGDTSGPFKTPGFGVVDLTAFYKVTQDVTINGGLYNLTDKKYWNWDDVRSYDSVGEAAVTGPANLDRLTQPGRNVAINLIWDI; this is translated from the coding sequence ATGTCCTCTCGTTTCAACCGCCGGTCCTCCTCCCCCGTGCTGTCCTTGCTGACCGCCGCCATCCTGCTGGCCGGTTCGCCAGTGATGGCCGCCACTGCCGCCGAACCTGCCGCCCGCAACCACGGCAACTACAGCTTCAGCATCGAGCAACAGCCACTGGTTTCGGCGCTGAACGCCTTTACCAGCGTGACCGGCTGGCAAGTCGGCCTGCCCGCCGAGCTGGGCCAGGGTGTGTCGTCCCCTGGGGTGCGCGGCGCCCTGTCGCCGGAGAAAGCCCTGGACCGGCTGTTGGTGGGGACCAACCTGAGCTACCGCAAGCTGGGCAACAACAACATCGTCCTGGAAAAGCGCACGGCGGGCAGCACCCTCAACCTGCAACAGGTGACCATCAGCGCCACCCGTAACGCGCAGGATGTGAACAGCGTACCCAGCACCGTCAGCGTGCATGATCGCGAAGAACTGGACCGCCAGAACGTCAACACCATCCGTGATCTGGTGCGCTACGAGCCGGGCGTCTCGGTCGGCGGCGCTGGCACCCGTGCCGGCAATGCCGGGTTCAACATCCGCGGGATCGACGGCGACCGCATCCTCACCCAGGTGGACGGTGTGGAAGTGCCCGACAACTTCTTCAACGGCCCCTACGCCAAGACCCGCCGCAACTACGTCGACCCGGAGATCGTCAAGCGCGTCGAGATCCTGCGCGGCCCGGCCTCGGCCCTCTACGGCAGCAGCGCCATCGGCGGTGCCGTGAGTTACTTCACCCTCGACCCGGACGACATCATCAAGCCCGGCCAGGACGTCGGCGCACGCCTGAAGACCGGCTACAGTTCCGCCGACGAAAGCTGGCTGACCTCCGGCACCGTCGCCGGCCGCGTGCAGGACTTCGATGGCTTGCTGCACCTGAGCCAGCGCAATGGCCATGAGACCGAATCCTACGACGGCAACAACGCCACCGGCCTGGCCCGTACCGGCGCCAACCCCGAGGACGCGCGCACCACCAACATCCTGGCCAAGCTCGGCTGGAACTATGGCGATGACAACCGCCTGGGCCTGACCTATGAGAAGTACAAGGATGATCGCGACGTCAACCTGAAGAACGCGGTGGGCGGCCCGTTCATCGGCGGCCGAGGCTTCAACCTGTACCGTGATCGCCGTGGTAACGACACCATTACCCGCGAACGTTTCGGCCTGGAAAACAGCTTCGCCCTTGAGTCGCCGATTGCCGACCGGATCAAGACCAGCCTCAACTACCAGATCGCCAAGACCGACCAGACCACTGCCGAGATCTATCAGTCAGGTCGTCGTGTCCTGCGTACCCGCGACACGCTGTACCAGGAAAAACAGTGGATTTTCGATGCTCAGTTGGACAAAGCGTTCAGCCTCGGTGAAACCGATCACCAAGTGACCTACGGCACCACCCTCAAGCAGCAGAAAGTCACCGGCTCGCGCGAGGGCGGCGCGACCTGTGTGGCCGTCGGCAGTGGCTGCACCGCCATCGGCGCGCCCAGCCCGATTGCCACTGACAGCGTGAAAAAGTCCAGCGACTTCCCCGACCCGACCATCAACACGTATTCGCTGTTCGCACAGGACCAGATCAGCTGGGACAAATGGACCTTCCTGCCCGCCGTGCGCTACGACTACACCCAGCTCAAACCCAAGCTGACCCAGGCGTTCCTCAACACCGTCAACCCGACAGGCGCGGACCCGGTGAGCGACAAGGAAAAAACCTGGCACCGTGTGACACCCAAGTTCGGCCTGACTTACGCCCTGACGGATCAATACACCTGGTTCGGCCAATATGCCGAAGGTTTCCGTACGCCATCCGCCAAGGCGTTGTACGGCCGCTTTGAAAACCTCAACCTGGGCTACACCGTCGAACCCAACCCCGACCTCAAGCCAGAAACCAGCAAGGGCATCGAAACCGGGATTCGCGGCAAATTTGACGAGGGATCCTTTGAAATCGCCGTGTTTTACAACAAGTACCGCGACTTTATCGATGAGGACAACGCCGTCGTCGGCGGCACGGTCGAACAGTTCCAGGCCATCAATATCAAGCGCGCCACCATCAAAGGGGCCGAAGCCAAAGGGCGCCTGAACCTGGATGCATTCGGCGCCCCGCAGGGCCTCTACACCCAGGGTTCGGTGTCCTATGCCTACGGTCGTAACGACGATAACGGCGAGCCGCTGAACAGCGTCAACCCGCTCAAGGGCGTGTTTGGCCTGGGCTACGACCAGGACAACTACGGTGGTCTGTTGAGCTGGACCCTGGTGAAAAAGCAGGATCGCGTCGACAGCAGTACCTTCCACGCGCCGGACGGCGACACCAGCGGGCCCTTCAAGACTCCGGGCTTCGGTGTTGTCGACCTGACCGCCTTCTACAAAGTCACCCAGGACGTGACCATCAACGGCGGCCTCTACAACCTCACCGACAAGAAGTACTGGAACTGGGATGACGTACGCAGCTACGACAGTGTCGGCGAAGCCGCGGTGACCGGACCGGCCAACCTCGACCGCCTGACCCAGCCGGGCCGCAACGTTGCGATCAACCTGATCTGGGACATCTGA
- a CDS encoding biliverdin-producing heme oxygenase, translating to MTASSTAERPSLRSQRLNQITNEPHTKLDALVKAHAPFETQANFARFVVAQYLFQSELVALYNDAELIKIVPDLAERCRAEAARLDLADLDTEVPAPVPGALKNPSKAEALGWLFVSEGSKLGAAFLIKRAVGLGLSETFGARHLGEPAGGRAEGWKSFTRTLDALQLSAEEEAAAEKGAVDAFVRFTVLLEQAYASAPELA from the coding sequence ATGACCGCTTCTTCTACCGCAGAACGCCCAAGCCTGCGCTCCCAGCGCCTGAACCAGATCACCAACGAGCCGCATACCAAGCTGGATGCGCTGGTCAAGGCCCACGCCCCGTTTGAAACCCAGGCCAACTTCGCGCGTTTCGTGGTCGCGCAGTACCTGTTCCAGTCGGAGCTGGTGGCCCTGTACAACGATGCCGAACTGATCAAGATCGTGCCTGACCTGGCCGAACGCTGCCGCGCCGAGGCCGCCAGGCTGGATCTGGCAGACCTGGATACAGAAGTGCCAGCACCGGTCCCCGGCGCGCTGAAGAACCCAAGCAAGGCCGAGGCCCTGGGCTGGTTGTTCGTGTCCGAAGGTTCCAAGCTGGGCGCTGCGTTCCTGATCAAGCGCGCCGTAGGCCTGGGCCTGAGCGAAACCTTCGGTGCCCGCCACCTGGGTGAGCCGGCCGGTGGTCGCGCCGAAGGCTGGAAAAGCTTCACTCGCACCCTGGATGCGTTGCAATTGAGCGCCGAGGAAGAAGCCGCAGCGGAAAAAGGCGCGGTGGATGCGTTTGTACGCTTCACCGTGTTGCTGGAACAGGCGTACGCTAGCGCCCCTGAACTGGCCTGA
- a CDS encoding YbaN family protein, whose amino-acid sequence MTRKPQSTSKIAQILFGLLAYVSLGIGLVAIVVPGLPTTEFILLAAWAATKSSPRLSAWLENHRLFGPILFNWRNGRIIARRAKVSATVSMLLCAILMLVMLDHGWPIYLAIAGMSLGNLWIWSRPERLAQPV is encoded by the coding sequence ATGACCCGCAAACCCCAATCCACCTCGAAAATCGCACAGATCCTCTTCGGCCTGCTGGCCTACGTCAGCCTGGGCATCGGGCTGGTGGCGATTGTGGTGCCGGGTTTGCCCACCACCGAGTTCATCCTCCTGGCCGCCTGGGCCGCGACCAAAAGCTCACCGCGCCTCAGTGCCTGGCTGGAAAACCACCGCCTGTTCGGACCGATCCTGTTCAACTGGCGCAACGGCAGGATCATCGCGCGCCGGGCCAAAGTCAGTGCCACCGTGAGCATGCTGCTGTGCGCCATCCTGATGCTGGTGATGCTCGACCACGGCTGGCCGATCTACCTGGCGATTGCCGGGATGAGCCTGGGCAACCTGTGGATCTGGTCACGCCCGGAACGGCTCGCACAGCCCGTGTGA
- a CDS encoding methyl-accepting chemotaxis protein, which produces MFDTLSIRLKIVLLSGLCLLGVIALIISINLYETNQNDHLISDSSSRMLTSSVQNLLQAKAAEQAVLLRKTFGENLTVITAIADQVKDLRNLATKRSLDPGALREELNQSLKTTFERNSKVLGIWLAFEPNGLDGKDSEFANDKTRASNEKGRFSSYWNRVGGEPLNTIMLEEDLTKTTLNLSGTPYNIWYTCPRDTRSTCLLDPYEDTVTGTPVLMTTISLPMIVDGKVIGVVGVDIALNTLQASTDAAQKELFDGAAHLEIISSNGLIAAYSGEPAKVGKNLVDTLGAEGKEIVQLLASGSYVNREQGDTIRAVYPVKPIADAKAWGVVIKLPKHVMLADSTKLQGVLDAAQASGTLKALLVGAAAGLLGLLLIWLTATGVTRPINSVAAMLKDIASGDGDLTQRLAYAKKDELGELVNWFNRFLDKLQPTIAQIKQSITEARGTADQSSAIARQTSEGMQVQFREIDQVATASNEMSATAHDVANSASNAASAARGADQSAREGMSIIEQSTRDITTLAEEVSKAVGEVEALAVNSEQIGSVLEVIRSIAEQTNLLALNAAIEAARAGESGRGFAVVADEVRNLAKRTQDSVEEIRLVIERIQSGTRGVVATMHSSQSQAQSNAGQIHQAAQALGKISDAVTVISDMNLQIASAAEQQSAVAEEVNRNVSAIRTVTETLTGQATESAAISSQLNALASQQMKLMDQFKV; this is translated from the coding sequence ATGTTCGACACCCTCTCCATACGTTTGAAAATCGTGCTGCTGTCCGGGCTATGTCTGCTGGGCGTAATAGCGTTGATCATCAGCATCAACCTTTACGAAACCAACCAGAACGACCATCTGATCAGCGATTCAAGCTCGCGAATGCTCACCAGCAGCGTGCAGAACCTGCTGCAAGCCAAGGCAGCGGAGCAAGCCGTGCTGCTGCGGAAAACCTTTGGTGAAAATCTTACCGTGATCACCGCCATCGCCGATCAGGTCAAAGACCTGCGCAACCTGGCCACCAAGCGCTCGCTGGACCCCGGCGCCTTGCGTGAAGAACTCAACCAGAGCCTGAAAACCACCTTCGAACGCAACAGCAAAGTGCTCGGCATCTGGCTGGCGTTCGAGCCCAATGGCCTGGACGGCAAGGACAGCGAGTTCGCCAATGACAAGACCCGCGCGTCCAATGAAAAAGGCCGCTTCTCCAGCTACTGGAACCGCGTCGGTGGTGAACCCTTGAACACCATCATGCTCGAGGAAGACCTGACCAAGACCACCCTCAACCTCAGCGGAACGCCCTATAACATTTGGTACACCTGCCCCCGGGACACCCGAAGCACCTGCCTGCTGGACCCATATGAAGACACGGTGACCGGCACACCGGTACTGATGACCACCATCTCCTTGCCGATGATCGTGGACGGGAAAGTCATTGGCGTGGTCGGTGTCGATATCGCCCTCAACACCCTGCAAGCCAGCACGGACGCCGCGCAAAAAGAGCTGTTCGACGGTGCGGCACACCTTGAGATCATTTCCAGCAACGGCCTGATTGCGGCCTACAGTGGCGAACCCGCCAAGGTTGGAAAAAACCTGGTCGACACCCTCGGTGCAGAAGGCAAGGAGATCGTGCAACTGCTCGCCAGTGGCAGCTATGTCAACCGCGAACAAGGCGACACCATCCGCGCGGTTTACCCGGTCAAGCCCATTGCCGATGCCAAAGCCTGGGGCGTAGTGATCAAACTGCCCAAACACGTGATGCTTGCCGACAGCACGAAACTTCAAGGCGTGCTCGACGCAGCCCAGGCCAGCGGCACCCTCAAGGCCTTGCTGGTCGGCGCCGCCGCCGGCCTGCTCGGCTTGCTGCTGATCTGGCTCACCGCCACCGGCGTGACCCGCCCGATCAACAGCGTGGCCGCCATGCTCAAGGACATCGCCAGCGGCGACGGCGATCTCACCCAGCGCCTGGCCTATGCCAAGAAAGATGAACTGGGCGAGTTGGTGAACTGGTTCAACCGCTTCCTCGATAAGCTGCAACCGACCATCGCGCAGATCAAGCAAAGCATCACCGAAGCCCGTGGCACGGCTGACCAGTCCTCGGCCATCGCACGCCAGACCAGCGAAGGCATGCAGGTGCAGTTCCGCGAAATCGACCAGGTGGCCACGGCGTCCAACGAAATGAGCGCCACCGCCCATGACGTCGCCAACAGCGCCTCCAATGCCGCCAGCGCGGCACGCGGCGCCGATCAGTCGGCCCGTGAAGGCATGTCGATCATCGAGCAGAGCACCCGCGACATCACCACCCTCGCCGAAGAAGTCAGCAAAGCGGTGGGCGAAGTCGAAGCCCTGGCGGTCAATAGCGAGCAGATCGGTTCAGTCCTGGAAGTGATCCGCAGCATTGCCGAGCAAACCAACCTGCTGGCGCTCAACGCGGCGATCGAAGCCGCACGCGCCGGGGAAAGCGGCCGGGGGTTTGCGGTGGTGGCAGACGAAGTGCGCAACCTGGCCAAGCGCACCCAGGATTCCGTGGAGGAAATCCGCCTGGTGATCGAACGCATCCAGAGCGGCACCCGTGGCGTGGTGGCAACCATGCACTCGAGCCAGAGCCAGGCCCAGAGTAACGCCGGGCAGATCCATCAAGCCGCGCAGGCCCTGGGCAAGATCAGTGATGCGGTGACGGTGATCAGCGACATGAACCTGCAAATCGCCAGCGCCGCCGAGCAGCAAAGCGCCGTGGCCGAAGAGGTCAACCGCAACGTCTCGGCGATCCGCACCGTGACCGAAACCCTCACCGGCCAGGCCACCGAATCGGCGGCCATCAGCAGCCAGCTCAATGCGTTGGCCAGCCAGCAGATGAAACTCATGGATCAATTCAAGGTGTAA
- a CDS encoding NAD(P)H nitroreductase, whose translation MQALDALLNRVSVPRLLEPAPTQEQRDVLFAAAMRAPDHGQLRPWRFLTVEGAAREQMGTLLAEAARLQDADAPQAVIEKAQNGPLRAPLVVVVIARLQEHFKVPKSEQLLAAACAAHGILLAAYAQGIGAVWRTGELSYSAHVAKGLGLTADEDVIGFLYLGTPQNPPRTAPKEDVAAFVKAWTGL comes from the coding sequence ATGCAGGCTCTCGACGCTTTGCTCAACCGTGTTTCCGTGCCGCGTTTGCTGGAACCGGCACCGACCCAGGAGCAGCGCGATGTGCTGTTCGCCGCAGCCATGCGTGCGCCCGACCACGGCCAACTGCGCCCTTGGCGTTTCCTTACCGTGGAAGGTGCCGCCCGTGAGCAGATGGGCACGCTGTTGGCCGAAGCCGCCCGTTTGCAGGACGCCGATGCTCCCCAGGCTGTCATCGAAAAGGCCCAGAACGGCCCGCTGCGTGCACCGCTGGTGGTGGTGGTGATTGCCCGCCTGCAGGAGCACTTCAAGGTGCCCAAGTCTGAACAACTGTTGGCAGCCGCCTGCGCGGCCCACGGCATTCTGCTGGCGGCCTATGCCCAGGGGATTGGTGCGGTGTGGCGCACGGGTGAGTTGTCCTATTCGGCCCACGTGGCCAAAGGCCTGGGGCTGACGGCGGATGAGGACGTGATTGGCTTCCTTTATTTGGGTACACCGCAGAACCCGCCGCGTACGGCGCCGAAGGAAGATGTGGCGGCGTTTGTGAAGGCCTGGACGGGTCTCTAA
- a CDS encoding di-heme oxidoredictase family protein, whose product MFRSLFRLCAALMALSLAACDDAPRFTKAEPGESRAGGATTVNKRDQNAFSLPSANLSPTRRLDFSVGNSFFRSPWVIAPSTTTARDGLGPLFNTNACQNCHIKDGRGHPPLPDAANAVSMLVRLSIPLSTQDQAPYAKLIEQAGVVPEPVYGGQLQDMAVPGVPPEGKVRVDYTPVNVTFKDGTVIELRKPDLQITQLGYGPMHPDTRFSARIAPPMIGLGLLEAISDADILRNTDPKTADKEALVGRANRVWDDAEQKTVLGRFGWKAGQPNLNQQNVHAFSGDMGLTTSLRPFDDCTDAQVACKQAPNGNGPDGEPEVSDNILRLVLFYTRNLAVPVRRDVDTPQVLAGKNLFYQAGCQGCHKPTFTTAANAAEPELANQVIRPYSDLLLHDMGPGLADNRTEFKAGGRDWRTPPLWGIGLTQTVSGHTQFLHDGRARNLLEAVLWHGGEAQAAQQHVLSFNAEQRAALLAFLNSL is encoded by the coding sequence ATGTTTCGTTCGCTTTTTCGCCTGTGCGCAGCGTTGATGGCCTTGAGCCTGGCCGCCTGCGACGACGCCCCACGCTTCACCAAGGCCGAGCCGGGTGAATCGCGAGCGGGCGGCGCGACGACGGTGAACAAGCGCGACCAGAATGCGTTTTCCCTGCCCTCGGCCAACCTGTCGCCCACGCGCCGCCTGGATTTCAGCGTGGGCAACAGCTTCTTTCGCAGCCCCTGGGTGATCGCGCCGTCCACCACCACCGCCCGGGATGGCCTGGGCCCGCTGTTCAATACCAACGCCTGCCAGAACTGCCATATCAAGGACGGCCGTGGCCACCCGCCGCTGCCCGACGCGGCCAATGCGGTGTCGATGCTGGTGCGCCTGTCGATTCCCCTGTCTACCCAGGACCAGGCGCCCTACGCCAAGCTCATCGAGCAAGCCGGGGTGGTGCCCGAGCCCGTCTACGGCGGGCAACTGCAGGACATGGCGGTGCCCGGCGTGCCGCCGGAAGGCAAGGTGCGCGTCGACTACACGCCGGTCAACGTCACCTTCAAGGACGGCACCGTCATCGAGCTGCGCAAACCCGACCTGCAAATCACCCAGCTCGGCTATGGCCCGATGCATCCAGATACACGCTTCTCCGCACGCATCGCCCCGCCGATGATCGGCCTGGGCCTGCTCGAAGCCATCAGCGACGCAGACATCCTGCGCAATACCGACCCGAAGACCGCCGACAAGGAAGCCCTCGTCGGCCGCGCAAATCGGGTCTGGGATGACGCCGAGCAAAAAACCGTACTCGGGCGTTTTGGCTGGAAAGCCGGGCAACCCAATCTCAATCAACAAAATGTTCACGCGTTCTCTGGTGATATGGGCCTCACCACCTCCCTGAGACCCTTCGATGACTGCACCGACGCCCAAGTCGCCTGCAAACAGGCACCCAACGGCAATGGCCCCGATGGCGAGCCGGAAGTCAGCGACAACATCCTGCGCCTGGTGCTGTTCTACACCCGTAACCTGGCCGTGCCCGTGCGCCGCGACGTCGACACGCCGCAGGTGCTGGCCGGGAAAAACCTGTTCTACCAGGCCGGTTGCCAGGGTTGCCATAAACCGACGTTCACCACCGCTGCGAATGCCGCCGAACCCGAGTTGGCCAACCAGGTGATTCGCCCCTACAGCGACCTGCTGTTGCACGACATGGGCCCAGGCCTGGCCGACAACCGCACGGAATTCAAGGCCGGTGGCCGCGACTGGCGCACGCCGCCGTTGTGGGGCATCGGCCTGACGCAGACCGTCAGTGGTCATACCCAGTTCCTGCATGACGGCCGCGCCCGCAACCTGCTCGAAGCCGTGTTGTGGCACGGCGGCGAAGCACAAGCGGCGCAGCAGCATGTGTTGTCCTTCAATGCCGAGCAGCGCGCTGCGTTGCTGGCGTTCCTGAATTCTTTATAA
- a CDS encoding imelysin family protein, translated as MFRPKLLFTSLAALALGACSPQDPQAVTSAAIAKQVILPTYSRWVEADRQLAVSALAYCQGKESLDTARADFLHAQKAWAELQPLLIGPLAEGNRSWQVQFWPDKKNLVGRQVEQLVAAQPQIDGAALAKSSVVVQGLSAYEYILYDARTDIADDAQKARYCPLLVAIGERQKALAEEILASWNSTDGMLAQMSKFPNQRYADSHEAIADLLRVQVTALDTLKKKLGTPMGRQTKGIPQPFQADAWRSQSSLQSLEASLAAAQTVWVGVDNKGLRGLLPADQKPLADKIDAAYAAALKLFASNQRTLNELLNDDAGRQQLNDIYDSLNVVHRLHEGELAKALGIQLGFNANDGD; from the coding sequence ATGTTCCGTCCCAAGTTGTTGTTCACCAGCCTGGCCGCCCTCGCCCTGGGCGCCTGCTCGCCACAAGACCCGCAAGCCGTGACCTCGGCGGCGATCGCCAAGCAGGTGATCCTGCCGACCTACAGCCGCTGGGTCGAAGCCGACCGCCAGTTGGCCGTCAGCGCCCTGGCCTACTGCCAGGGCAAAGAAAGCCTGGACACCGCCCGCGCCGACTTCCTCCACGCGCAAAAAGCCTGGGCCGAGTTGCAGCCGCTGCTGATCGGCCCGCTGGCCGAGGGCAACCGCTCGTGGCAGGTGCAGTTCTGGCCGGACAAGAAGAACCTGGTGGGCCGCCAGGTCGAGCAACTGGTCGCCGCCCAGCCGCAGATCGACGGTGCCGCACTGGCCAAGTCCAGCGTGGTGGTGCAGGGCCTGTCGGCCTACGAATACATCCTCTACGACGCCAGGACCGACATCGCCGACGATGCGCAGAAAGCCCGTTACTGTCCGCTGCTGGTGGCCATTGGTGAGCGCCAGAAAGCCCTGGCCGAAGAGATCCTGGCCAGCTGGAACAGCACCGACGGCATGCTCGCGCAGATGAGCAAGTTTCCGAACCAGCGCTACGCTGATTCCCACGAAGCCATCGCCGATCTGCTGCGCGTACAAGTGACCGCACTGGACACCCTGAAGAAAAAACTCGGCACGCCCATGGGCCGCCAGACCAAGGGCATCCCGCAGCCGTTCCAGGCCGATGCATGGCGCAGCCAGTCGTCCCTGCAAAGCCTGGAAGCCAGCCTCGCCGCCGCCCAGACCGTGTGGGTGGGCGTGGACAACAAGGGCCTGCGTGGTTTGCTGCCGGCGGATCAGAAGCCATTGGCCGACAAGATCGACGCGGCCTATGCCGCCGCGCTGAAACTGTTCGCCAGCAACCAGCGCACCCTCAACGAACTGTTGAACGATGACGCCGGACGCCAGCAGCTCAACGACATCTACGACAGCCTCAACGTCGTCCACCGCCTGCACGAAGGCGAGCTGGCCAAGGCGCTGGGGATCCAACTGGGCTTCAATGCCAACGACGGTGACTGA